Proteins co-encoded in one Paraburkholderia terrae genomic window:
- a CDS encoding hemagglutinin repeat-containing protein, translating into MNQKAYRLIFSRLRGMLVAVEETTTAAGKAGETRATGRASGVLEINLSLRQLALSALLVLAPLMAGAQIVPGGAHAPGVVTTQNGIPQVNINKPAGSGVSMNTYNQFDVQKNGAILNNSPTIVNTQQTGYINGNPNFGPNDAARVIVNQVNSSSPSQLRGYLEVAGKSAQVIVANPNGLLVDGGGFINTSRATLTTGTPNFAADGSLAGFSVTGGSITVQGAGFNGSNVDQVDLLARAVQANAAIYAKNLNVVTGANTVDYGTLAATTIAGSGPAPGVSIDVSNLGGMYANRIVLVGTENGVGVSNRGVLAAQAGDLVLTTQGKLVLAGQTNASGNITASARDGIDNSGTTYAQQSVSANTTGALSNSGTLAAQQDTTISAGSVASTGTLGAGVNSDGTIANAGDLSVSATGAVTATGRNAAGGNANFSGASINLANSSTSAKGALALAANNGDLNLAGATTTAGTTLNASATGTLTNDNGALSSGGAQTITAGALSNRNGQIVSGSTLTTAITGAVSNPGGTIQAAGAQTLHAGSVDNTGGHIASLNSDGLSLSVSGLLNNGASGSIGSNGNVALQAGQIANAGSIAAVQNLIATAVQTLFNSGTLAANGNATLSAGTTLANTNTIAAGNAASITAATFDNSQGTTQADQFTLRAANLVNHNGSITQTGTASTTVDVTGTLDNTGGTLQTNADSLTLDPVALTNDNGTIASAGMGTLSVATGALSSNGGTIATNGALDVRAGAVSNRGGTLAAQTGATLLVASLDNSVGYIGARTVSVTDAGALNNAGGTIQADDTLAMSAQSVANDGGSIANGGTGATSVTATGTVTNTQNGLIGGNGGVSVAGGSVDNSGGMVTAGGAVSVTSGITLGNRAGMIEGTGSATVLTQGAIDNTGGQIEADGTDATLAVTGATLDNTNGRVANTGSGATTISASGITNSNTGGVAGAGTIGGNGDVTVSAQTLSNTNGAQLVAGHDLTLNVAQLGDNTNATLSGANNVTLNGPNAAVINAGGSIHGNGAVTLNTSTLDNTNGRIGNDTGSGGGIGITTGALANQNGAIGSDQNLNVTAGTLTGDGRIVAGNDGTVTVNGDYTLTGANRIQANNSLTFTTAGSFTNQGTLGAVNALTVNAANVDNQAGADINSANTTVNAANAITNAGRIEGESVTTRSASLSNIATIVGNTVTLNAGSIANTGAAAAIAAALAVNLYGSDISITGGANVFSLGDINVAADATRDGNGLLANRANSVTNDQSTIDAQGNIEIATQTLTNTRPAPAVDTVTTDVETVHQTKRDKYMACTPTNGDKGYCTQDMWDNGYKNPLNAMFSNADVVSTASGPNAVDRVLVVNVNGQQQTIYYNSLTTNGDGTVTVAYWDDYDPHVNYDPGTEYPGDNQAHHHYQRIESARDTTTTTQQDQVTRPQARQAQIMAGGNMVLANVGTLNNSFSAIGAGGSIQIGSSQADGGVASGNYGGTTVNNTGQTLYQYQKQDIVSTYAWNEDISRDVGSVVQPTVILTPVAIGGLGGTIIANNAVQINATDINNTNVTAANSATGATGGTLGANGTVGGITGGGAQTVNLATGQIQTVNAPQSVTGPTGSLNITLPKSGLYTFNPAPGAAYLIATDPRLTSYTSFISSDYMLRQLGYDPSTVEKRLGDGLYETTLIRNQITQLTGRVYLQGYTNNEDEYRALMDNGVNVAKEFSLEPGMTLTAAQMDALTSDIVWMVNQTVTLPDGSTQNVLAPVVYLAHTHANDLQPTGALISADDVEIHATGSATNSGVIKGGTQTVISATNIVNRGGSIGSSTDNGTTVLSASNDVVNASGRITGNRVAVLAGHDILNTTLVDTVGVSSTAGNSKVTQTLIGAQGTIASTGDMVIVAGNDLNVHGASIAAGGNAQIAAGHDINVDTVESHTSQSVTKNADNFMHADTTLNQTGGISAGGSLAMQSGNDMTFRGASVSAGGDMAVVAGGNLTATTVTNTASRDDVTRGDKTRSGEVRSYDEQAVGTSFSAGGDGTLAALSADASKGNVTLSGSSLSAGTGAANIAATGNVDINEAREEHDSYSAVEFKRGSFVHGSTTNQMQDTQANIGVGSTVSADTVNVSAGKDLTVKGSTVAGTNDVSLNAAGNVNITTSQDTQNASSYYQKHESGLGTGGGIGISVGSKTQTDTTHDATVTNNGSTVGSLNGSLNIVAGNDLHVTGSDLVAAKNVTGAGANVTIDSALDTMRHDETHEVKQSGFTLAIKAPVIDAVSNTVDQARAASRSQDDRAATLHGMAAASGAVDSLGAAGAALGQLANGQTPSAKIELSYGSSHSKSTYTEDSTTNRGSSVTAGGTAAFVATGNGQAGSGNVTIAGSNVNANDVILAAKNQVNLVNTTDTDSTRSTNQSSSASVGVSYGTQGFGVDASASKAHGNANSDATMQNNTHVTAANTATIISGGDTNIIGANVNGAQVNADVGGNLNIASVQDTMASNAHQESMGGGFSISQGGGSASFSSQHGNASGNYAGVNEQAGIQAGDGGFNVNVKGNTDLKGATIASDADASKNNLSTGTLTYSDIQNQSSYNAHSSGFSAGATTGDGGSNYSTHGPTSGKNAGGGAPMLSQNDSGSDSATTRSGISAGTINVTDSAHQTQDVASLNRDTSNTNGTVAKLPDVNNLLNNQADMMAAASAAGEAVSRRVGDFADSKYKEAKDAGDQAGMDAWKEGGTARAEMQAAGGALVAGLAGGNALGGAAGAGIASIAAGKLNELSGAIAGSNPTGNAGMNEALGNIVANAIATGAGAAVGGNAGAFSGYNVDRYNRQLHAEEKPLAKQLADKSGGKYSQAQIEDQLRIMGVSANGTSESGAPATLIGQTPTDSGAQWISGGTTMDGKPILTQVTAQTNPDLQGYILANYGSVTPGNVPSQFTYGRPAGTGSTNVTGPFTKMDKSDVDYVRDTTANFAGFAGTQFDRTSAMASALAASGLSFPLVSTSAEAIAVGASVASWAAGGIAQIAKPDTGNYAVTNLISQMTGKAMGQYPLAAPVINEIGNLISNSGSAQSAQEWVNSKWPRSNKK; encoded by the coding sequence ATGAATCAAAAGGCCTATCGGCTCATATTCAGCCGACTGAGAGGAATGCTAGTTGCCGTCGAGGAAACCACTACGGCAGCGGGCAAAGCGGGCGAAACGCGCGCGACGGGCCGCGCGTCAGGGGTACTGGAGATAAACCTGTCGCTGCGACAGCTCGCGCTGTCCGCGCTGCTCGTCCTTGCGCCGCTCATGGCGGGCGCGCAGATCGTACCGGGCGGCGCGCATGCGCCTGGCGTTGTCACGACGCAGAACGGTATTCCACAGGTCAACATCAACAAGCCCGCTGGTTCGGGCGTGTCGATGAACACCTACAACCAGTTCGACGTGCAGAAGAACGGCGCGATCCTGAATAACTCGCCGACCATCGTCAACACACAGCAGACGGGCTATATCAACGGCAATCCGAACTTCGGGCCGAACGATGCGGCGCGCGTGATCGTCAATCAGGTCAACAGCAGTTCGCCGTCGCAGTTGCGCGGCTATCTCGAAGTCGCCGGTAAGAGCGCGCAGGTTATCGTCGCGAATCCGAACGGGTTGCTTGTCGACGGCGGCGGTTTCATCAACACGTCACGCGCGACACTCACCACAGGCACGCCCAACTTCGCGGCCGATGGATCGCTCGCGGGCTTTAGTGTGACGGGCGGCAGTATCACCGTGCAGGGCGCGGGGTTCAATGGATCGAATGTTGACCAGGTCGATCTTTTGGCACGCGCGGTGCAGGCCAATGCCGCGATCTATGCAAAGAACCTGAACGTCGTGACGGGCGCGAACACCGTCGATTACGGCACGCTTGCTGCAACGACAATCGCGGGCAGCGGCCCCGCGCCAGGTGTCTCCATCGACGTGAGCAACCTCGGCGGCATGTATGCCAATCGCATTGTGCTCGTCGGCACCGAGAACGGTGTTGGCGTGTCGAACCGGGGCGTGCTGGCGGCGCAGGCGGGCGACCTGGTCCTGACGACTCAGGGCAAGCTGGTCCTTGCCGGACAGACGAACGCAAGCGGCAATATCACGGCGAGCGCGCGCGATGGCATCGACAACAGCGGCACGACGTACGCGCAGCAAAGCGTCAGCGCGAACACAACGGGCGCGCTCTCTAATAGCGGCACACTCGCCGCGCAGCAGGACACGACCATCAGCGCGGGCAGCGTCGCATCGACGGGCACGCTCGGCGCGGGCGTCAACAGCGACGGCACCATTGCGAACGCAGGCGATCTTTCAGTGTCGGCAACCGGCGCGGTCACGGCGACGGGCCGCAATGCTGCAGGCGGGAACGCGAATTTTAGTGGCGCATCGATCAATCTGGCGAACAGCAGCACGTCGGCCAAAGGCGCTCTGGCGCTTGCTGCGAATAACGGCGACCTGAACCTGGCGGGCGCAACGACGACGGCGGGCACGACGCTCAACGCAAGTGCAACGGGCACGCTCACGAACGACAATGGCGCGCTGTCGTCGGGCGGCGCGCAGACCATCACAGCGGGCGCACTGTCGAACCGCAACGGGCAGATCGTTTCAGGCTCCACGCTGACTACGGCCATCACGGGCGCGGTCTCGAACCCGGGCGGCACGATTCAGGCGGCAGGCGCTCAGACGCTGCACGCGGGTTCGGTTGACAACACGGGCGGTCACATTGCGTCGCTCAATTCGGACGGCCTGAGTCTCTCGGTGAGCGGTCTGCTGAACAACGGCGCGAGCGGCAGCATCGGCAGCAATGGGAACGTTGCGTTGCAGGCCGGACAGATCGCGAACGCAGGTTCGATTGCGGCCGTCCAGAACCTGATTGCGACGGCTGTGCAGACCCTGTTCAACAGCGGCACGCTCGCGGCGAACGGCAACGCGACGCTGTCAGCCGGTACGACGCTCGCGAACACGAACACCATTGCGGCAGGCAACGCGGCATCCATCACGGCGGCGACGTTCGACAACAGTCAGGGCACGACACAGGCCGATCAGTTCACGCTGCGCGCGGCGAACCTCGTCAACCACAACGGCAGCATCACGCAGACAGGCACGGCCTCGACGACCGTCGATGTAACCGGCACGCTCGACAATACGGGCGGCACGCTCCAGACCAATGCCGACAGCCTCACGCTCGACCCCGTCGCGCTCACGAACGACAACGGTACGATTGCCAGCGCGGGGATGGGAACGCTGTCGGTTGCAACGGGCGCGCTGTCGAGCAACGGCGGAACAATTGCGACGAACGGCGCGCTCGACGTGCGCGCAGGCGCGGTATCGAATCGCGGCGGCACGCTCGCGGCGCAGACAGGCGCGACGCTGCTGGTTGCATCGCTCGATAACAGCGTGGGCTACATCGGTGCGCGGACGGTGTCGGTCACGGACGCGGGCGCACTCAATAACGCGGGCGGCACGATCCAGGCGGACGATACGCTCGCGATGTCCGCGCAGTCGGTCGCCAACGACGGCGGTTCAATCGCGAACGGTGGCACGGGCGCGACGAGCGTCACGGCGACGGGCACGGTCACGAACACGCAGAACGGCCTGATTGGCGGCAATGGTGGCGTATCGGTCGCGGGCGGCAGCGTCGACAACTCGGGCGGCATGGTCACGGCGGGCGGTGCGGTATCCGTCACGTCCGGCATCACGCTCGGCAACCGTGCGGGCATGATCGAGGGCACGGGCAGCGCGACAGTGTTGACGCAAGGCGCAATCGACAACACGGGCGGACAGATCGAGGCCGATGGCACAGACGCAACACTCGCCGTCACAGGCGCGACGCTCGACAATACGAACGGGCGCGTCGCAAACACGGGTTCCGGCGCGACGACGATCAGCGCCAGCGGCATCACGAACAGCAATACGGGCGGTGTCGCGGGCGCGGGCACGATCGGCGGCAACGGCGATGTCACGGTCAGTGCGCAGACGCTGTCGAACACGAATGGCGCGCAACTCGTCGCGGGCCATGACCTGACGCTGAACGTCGCGCAGCTTGGCGACAACACGAACGCGACACTCTCGGGTGCGAACAACGTCACGCTCAACGGCCCGAACGCAGCCGTCATCAACGCGGGCGGCTCGATCCACGGTAACGGCGCGGTCACGCTCAACACGTCGACGCTAGACAACACTAACGGACGCATCGGCAACGATACGGGCAGCGGCGGGGGTATCGGTATCACCACGGGCGCACTTGCGAACCAGAACGGCGCAATCGGCAGCGACCAGAACCTGAACGTCACGGCAGGCACGCTCACGGGCGACGGCCGGATTGTCGCGGGCAACGACGGTACGGTCACCGTAAACGGCGACTACACGCTGACGGGCGCAAACCGGATTCAGGCGAACAACAGTCTCACCTTCACGACGGCGGGCAGTTTCACAAACCAGGGCACGCTTGGCGCAGTGAATGCACTGACGGTCAATGCGGCGAACGTCGATAACCAGGCGGGCGCGGATATCAACTCTGCGAACACGACGGTCAACGCCGCCAACGCGATCACGAACGCGGGCCGCATCGAAGGCGAGAGCGTCACGACACGCAGCGCGTCGCTCTCGAACATCGCGACGATCGTTGGTAACACGGTCACATTGAACGCAGGTTCCATTGCGAACACGGGCGCGGCGGCAGCCATTGCCGCAGCATTGGCCGTCAACCTGTACGGCTCCGATATCTCAATCACGGGCGGCGCGAACGTATTCAGCCTCGGCGACATCAACGTCGCGGCCGACGCCACGCGCGACGGCAACGGGCTGCTCGCGAACCGCGCGAACTCGGTGACGAACGACCAGTCGACCATCGACGCCCAGGGCAACATCGAAATCGCGACGCAGACGCTGACCAACACGCGCCCCGCTCCTGCCGTCGACACGGTAACGACCGATGTCGAGACCGTCCACCAGACCAAACGCGACAAGTACATGGCCTGCACGCCGACCAATGGCGACAAGGGCTATTGCACGCAGGACATGTGGGACAACGGCTACAAGAACCCACTAAACGCCATGTTCAGCAATGCCGATGTCGTGTCGACCGCCAGCGGCCCGAATGCGGTAGACCGCGTGCTTGTCGTGAATGTCAACGGTCAGCAGCAGACCATCTACTACAACTCACTCACGACAAACGGTGACGGCACGGTCACGGTCGCCTATTGGGACGACTACGATCCGCACGTCAACTACGATCCAGGCACGGAATATCCTGGCGACAACCAGGCGCACCACCACTACCAGCGCATCGAGTCGGCGCGTGACACGACGACCACGACACAGCAGGACCAGGTCACCCGGCCACAGGCGCGACAGGCTCAGATCATGGCGGGCGGCAACATGGTCCTTGCCAATGTCGGCACGCTGAACAACAGCTTTAGCGCCATCGGCGCGGGCGGCTCGATCCAGATCGGCAGCAGCCAGGCGGACGGCGGCGTGGCGAGCGGCAACTATGGCGGGACGACCGTCAACAATACCGGACAGACGCTGTACCAGTATCAGAAGCAGGACATCGTCTCAACCTATGCGTGGAACGAGGACATTTCGCGCGACGTGGGTTCGGTGGTCCAGCCCACGGTTATCCTGACGCCGGTCGCCATCGGTGGCCTGGGCGGCACGATCATCGCGAACAACGCGGTGCAGATCAACGCAACCGACATCAACAATACGAACGTCACGGCGGCGAACTCGGCCACGGGCGCAACGGGCGGCACGCTCGGCGCGAACGGAACGGTGGGCGGCATCACGGGCGGCGGCGCGCAGACCGTCAACCTCGCGACGGGACAGATTCAAACCGTCAACGCGCCGCAATCAGTCACAGGGCCGACAGGTTCGCTGAATATCACGCTGCCAAAAAGCGGCCTCTACACGTTCAACCCGGCACCTGGCGCGGCGTATCTGATCGCCACCGATCCGCGCCTGACCAGCTACACGAGCTTCATTTCGAGCGACTACATGCTCAGGCAACTCGGCTACGACCCGTCGACGGTCGAGAAGCGCCTGGGCGACGGGCTGTACGAGACGACGCTGATCCGCAACCAGATTACCCAACTGACGGGCCGCGTATACCTGCAAGGCTATACGAACAACGAGGACGAGTATCGCGCGCTGATGGACAACGGCGTGAATGTCGCGAAGGAATTCAGCCTGGAACCCGGCATGACGCTCACGGCCGCGCAGATGGACGCGCTTACGAGCGATATCGTGTGGATGGTGAACCAGACCGTGACGTTGCCGGACGGCAGCACGCAGAACGTGCTCGCGCCTGTCGTCTATCTCGCTCACACGCACGCGAATGACCTGCAACCAACGGGCGCACTCATTTCCGCCGATGATGTCGAGATTCACGCAACGGGCAGCGCGACCAATTCGGGCGTCATCAAGGGCGGCACGCAGACGGTCATCAGCGCGACGAACATTGTCAATCGCGGCGGCTCGATTGGCAGCAGCACCGACAACGGCACGACCGTGCTCTCGGCGTCCAACGATGTCGTGAACGCATCGGGCCGCATCACGGGCAACCGGGTTGCCGTGCTTGCGGGTCACGATATCCTCAATACGACGCTCGTCGATACGGTAGGCGTGAGTTCGACGGCGGGCAACAGCAAGGTGACCCAGACGCTGATCGGCGCGCAAGGCACGATTGCGTCGACGGGTGACATGGTGATCGTGGCGGGTAACGACCTGAACGTGCATGGTGCGAGCATCGCGGCGGGCGGCAATGCGCAGATTGCAGCGGGCCACGATATCAACGTCGACACGGTCGAGTCGCACACGTCGCAGTCGGTCACGAAGAACGCCGACAACTTCATGCACGCCGATACGACGCTGAACCAGACGGGCGGCATCAGTGCAGGCGGCAGTCTCGCGATGCAAAGCGGCAACGACATGACGTTCAGGGGCGCGTCTGTCAGTGCCGGCGGCGATATGGCGGTTGTGGCAGGCGGCAACCTGACGGCGACAACGGTGACGAACACGGCCAGCCGTGACGATGTCACGCGCGGCGACAAGACCCGTAGCGGTGAAGTTCGCAGCTACGACGAGCAGGCGGTGGGAACGTCGTTCAGCGCGGGCGGCGACGGCACACTCGCTGCGCTCAGTGCGGATGCGTCGAAAGGTAACGTGACGCTCTCGGGTTCGTCCCTCTCGGCGGGTACGGGCGCGGCGAACATTGCGGCCACGGGCAACGTCGATATCAACGAGGCACGCGAGGAACACGACAGCTATTCGGCCGTCGAGTTCAAGCGCGGCAGTTTCGTGCATGGCTCGACGACGAACCAGATGCAGGACACGCAGGCCAACATCGGGGTCGGCAGTACGGTGTCGGCCGATACGGTGAACGTCAGCGCGGGTAAGGATCTGACCGTCAAAGGCTCGACTGTCGCGGGAACGAACGACGTGTCCCTGAATGCGGCCGGAAACGTCAACATCACCACGTCGCAGGATACGCAGAACGCGTCCAGCTACTACCAGAAGCACGAGTCGGGCCTCGGCACAGGCGGCGGTATTGGCATATCGGTCGGCAGCAAGACGCAGACGGATACGACCCATGACGCGACAGTGACGAACAACGGCAGCACGGTCGGCTCGCTCAACGGGAGCCTGAACATCGTGGCGGGCAACGATCTGCACGTCACGGGCAGCGACCTGGTCGCGGCGAAAAACGTGACGGGCGCGGGTGCGAATGTGACGATTGATTCAGCGCTCGACACGATGCGCCACGACGAGACGCACGAGGTCAAGCAAAGCGGCTTCACGCTCGCGATCAAGGCTCCTGTGATCGACGCCGTTTCGAACACGGTTGACCAGGCGCGCGCTGCAAGTCGCAGTCAGGACGACCGTGCGGCAACGCTGCACGGTATGGCAGCGGCCAGCGGCGCAGTCGATTCGCTTGGCGCAGCAGGTGCGGCGTTGGGTCAACTCGCAAACGGTCAGACACCGTCCGCGAAGATCGAACTCAGTTACGGCAGCAGCCATAGCAAGAGCACGTACACGGAGGACAGTACGACGAACCGGGGTTCGAGTGTGACGGCTGGTGGCACGGCCGCATTCGTCGCGACAGGTAACGGTCAGGCCGGGAGCGGCAATGTCACGATTGCGGGTTCGAACGTGAACGCGAACGATGTGATTCTTGCCGCGAAGAACCAGGTCAATCTCGTCAACACGACCGATACCGATTCGACGCGCAGCACGAACCAGTCGAGCAGCGCGAGCGTGGGCGTGTCGTATGGCACGCAGGGATTCGGCGTGGACGCGTCAGCTTCGAAGGCCCACGGCAACGCGAACAGCGACGCGACGATGCAGAACAATACCCATGTCACGGCGGCGAACACCGCGACCATCATTTCGGGCGGCGATACGAACATCATCGGCGCGAACGTGAACGGCGCTCAGGTGAATGCCGATGTCGGCGGCAACCTGAACATCGCGAGCGTCCAGGACACGATGGCGAGCAACGCGCATCAGGAAAGCATGGGCGGTGGATTCAGCATCAGTCAGGGCGGCGGCAGCGCGAGTTTCAGTTCGCAGCACGGCAACGCGAGCGGCAACTATGCGGGCGTGAACGAACAGGCAGGTATCCAGGCGGGCGACGGCGGATTCAACGTCAACGTCAAGGGCAACACAGACCTGAAAGGCGCGACCATCGCGAGCGATGCCGACGCGTCTAAGAACAACCTGTCGACGGGCACGCTCACGTATTCCGACATACAGAACCAGTCCAGTTACAACGCGCATTCGAGCGGGTTCAGTGCAGGCGCGACGACGGGCGACGGCGGCTCGAACTACAGCACGCACGGCCCAACGTCCGGCAAGAATGCGGGCGGCGGTGCGCCGATGTTGAGCCAGAACGACAGCGGCAGCGATAGCGCCACCACGCGCAGCGGTATCAGCGCGGGTACGATCAACGTCACCGACAGCGCGCACCAGACGCAGGACGTGGCGAGCCTGAACCGCGATACGTCGAATACAAACGGCACGGTCGCGAAACTGCCGGACGTGAACAACCTGCTGAACAACCAGGCCGACATGATGGCGGCGGCGAGCGCGGCGGGTGAAGCCGTTTCGCGGCGCGTCGGCGACTTCGCCGATTCGAAATATAAGGAAGCGAAGGATGCGGGCGATCAGGCAGGTATGGACGCGTGGAAGGAAGGCGGGACGGCGCGCGCGGAAATGCAGGCGGCAGGCGGAGCGCTCGTCGCGGGTCTCGCCGGCGGGAATGCGCTCGGCGGCGCGGCTGGTGCAGGCATTGCGTCGATTGCTGCGGGCAAGCTGAACGAACTGAGCGGCGCAATTGCCGGTTCGAACCCGACCGGCAACGCAGGCATGAACGAAGCACTGGGCAACATCGTTGCGAACGCGATTGCTACTGGCGCGGGCGCGGCGGTCGGGGGCAATGCGGGCGCGTTCTCCGGGTATAACGTTGACCGTTATAACCGGCAGTTGCACGCCGAAGAAAAGCCGCTGGCGAAGCAGCTTGCGGACAAGAGCGGCGGCAAATACTCACAGGCGCAGATTGAGGATCAGTTGCGCATAATGGGCGTAAGCGCAAACGGCACAAGCGAATCGGGTGCGCCTGCTACGCTAATCGGTCAGACACCGACCGATTCGGGAGCGCAATGGATTTCGGGCGGAACGACGATGGACGGGAAACCGATTCTGACGCAGGTTACCGCCCAGACTAATCCAGATTTGCAGGGGTACATTCTCGCCAACTATGGATCAGTGACGCCTGGTAACGTGCCAAGCCAGTTCACCTATGGTCGACCAGCGGGAACAGGCTCGACGAATGTGACCGGCCCATTTACCAAGATGGACAAGTCGGACGTCGACTATGTTAGAGACACGACCGCGAACTTTGCTGGTTTTGCTGGCACGCAATTCGACCGCACATCGGCTATGGCCTCGGCGCTCGCTGCCTCTGGATTATCGTTCCCGTTAGTATCAACATCCGCTGAGGCCATCGCTGTAGGTGCCTCGGTCGCGTCATGGGCCGCAGGTGGGATTGCGCAGATCGCCAAGCCCGATACCGGCAACTATGCTGTCACGAACCTGATTTCTCAAATGACCGGCAAAGCAATGGGACAGTATCCTCTCGCAGCACCCGTAATCAACGAAATTGGCAATCTAATTAGCAACAGCGGGTCAGCGCAAAGCGCGCAAGAGTGGGTCAACTCCAAATGGCCCAGGTCCAACAAAAAATAG
- a CDS encoding sodium:solute symporter family protein produces the protein MKLAHRLIRSYSLYTLGFLIFIYLLWRIEAANGPGTWIGYVFLFVPIAVYAVIGLLSRTSDLVEYYVAGRRVPSAFNGMATAADWLSAASFIGLAGTLYATGYDGLAYMMGWTGGYCLVAFLLAPYVRKLARYTIPDFLGTRFSSNAVRGLAALSAILCSFVYLVAQIQGVGLIATRFIGVDFAIGIFCGLAGILVCSFLGGMRAVTWTQVAQYIILIVAFLIPVSMIAHKDGLGWVPQLNYGRLMERVESLERQVRDSPSEQSVRDDYRMRAALIQTQIDSLPQSYIDEKGRLTVQLDDLRRHNGPLREIADLERRIARFPRDPATAQIVWAQQRDEMMQRAAPPVPMHEPFPAVNEEERRLHLRNFLSLLLCLSLGTASLPHILTRYNTTTSVASARRSVGWTLFFVALFYLTVPVLAVLIKYEILSNLVGHRFSDLPQWVMQWRHVEPYLLSIADVNGDGIVRWSEIQMQPDMVVLAAPEIAGLPYVMSGLIAAGALAAALSTADGLLLTIANALSHDVYYHMVDPEASSQKRVTISKILLLGVALFASYVASLNTGNILFLVGAAFSLAASSLFPVLVLGVFWKRTTRLGAVAGMVAGLVVCIWYIVSTYPFFTQLTGFVGPRWFGIEPISSGVFGVPAGFLVTVLVSLVDRKPDAYTRALVDYIRHP, from the coding sequence ATGAAGCTCGCGCATCGGCTGATCCGCTCGTATTCGCTCTACACGCTCGGCTTTTTGATCTTCATCTATCTGCTCTGGCGCATCGAGGCGGCCAACGGACCGGGCACGTGGATCGGCTACGTGTTCCTGTTCGTGCCGATTGCCGTGTACGCAGTGATCGGCCTGCTGTCGCGGACTTCCGATCTCGTCGAATACTACGTGGCGGGGCGGCGCGTTCCGTCCGCGTTCAACGGCATGGCGACGGCGGCGGACTGGCTGTCGGCGGCGTCGTTCATCGGGCTGGCGGGAACCCTGTACGCAACGGGCTACGACGGCCTCGCGTACATGATGGGCTGGACGGGCGGCTATTGCCTTGTTGCGTTTCTGCTCGCGCCCTACGTGCGCAAACTTGCGCGCTACACGATTCCCGATTTTCTCGGCACGCGCTTTTCGAGCAACGCGGTGCGCGGGTTGGCGGCGCTGTCGGCGATTCTGTGCTCGTTCGTTTATCTCGTTGCGCAGATCCAGGGCGTCGGACTGATCGCGACGCGGTTTATCGGCGTCGACTTTGCGATCGGCATTTTCTGCGGGCTCGCGGGCATTCTGGTGTGCTCGTTTCTCGGCGGCATGCGCGCGGTGACGTGGACGCAGGTTGCGCAGTACATCATCCTGATCGTGGCGTTCCTGATTCCTGTGTCGATGATTGCGCACAAGGACGGGCTCGGGTGGGTGCCGCAACTCAACTACGGACGCCTGATGGAGCGCGTCGAGTCGCTCGAGCGCCAGGTGCGCGATTCGCCGTCGGAGCAGTCGGTACGCGACGACTACCGGATGCGCGCCGCGCTGATCCAGACGCAGATCGACAGCCTGCCGCAGTCGTATATCGACGAGAAGGGCCGCCTCACCGTGCAGCTCGACGATTTGCGGCGGCATAACGGACCGCTGCGCGAGATCGCCGATCTGGAGCGGCGCATCGCACGCTTTCCGCGCGATCCGGCGACGGCGCAGATCGTGTGGGCGCAGCAACGCGATGAGATGATGCAGCGCGCGGCGCCGCCCGTGCCGATGCATGAGCCGTTTCCCGCCGTGAACGAAGAAGAGCGACGGCTGCATCTGCGCAATTTCCTGTCGCTGCTGTTGTGCCTTTCGCTGGGGACGGCGAGCTTGCCGCATATACTCACGCGCTACAACACGACGACGTCGGTCGCGTCGGCGCGGCGCTCGGTCGGCTGGACGCTGTTCTTCGTCGCGCTGTTCTATCTGACGGTGCCCGTGCTCGCCGTGCTGATCAAGTACGAGATTCTGTCGAACCTCGTCGGGCATCGGTTTTCCGACCTGCCGCAATGGGTGATGCAGTGGCGGCATGTCGAGCCGTACCTGCTGAGCATCGCCGATGTGAACGGCGACGGCATCGTGCGCTGGAGCGAGATCCAGATGCAGCCGGACATGGTCGTGCTCGCCGCGCCGGAGATAGCGGGGTTGCCGTATGTGATGTCAGGGCTGATTGCGGCGGGTGCGCTGGCGGCGGCGCTTTCAACCGCCGATGGCCTGCTGCTGACGATCGCCAATGCGCTTTCGCACGATGTGTACTACCACATGGTCGATCCCGAGGCGTCGAGCCAGAAGCGGGTGACGATCTCGAAGATCCTGTTGCTTGGGGTGGCGCTGTTTGCGTCTTACGTGGCGTCGCTGAATACGGGGAACATCCTGTTTCTGGTGGGGGCGGCGTTTTCGCTGGCGGCGTCGAGTCTTTTTCCTGTGCTCGTGCTTGGGGTGTTCTGGAAGCGGACGACGCGTCTGGGCGCTGTGGCGGGCATGGTGGCGGGGCTGGTGGTGTGCATCTGGTACATCGTGTCGACGTATCCATTCTTCACGCAGCTGACGGGCTTTGTCGGGCCGCGCTGGTTCGGTATCGAGCCGATCAGCTCGGGCGTGTTCGGCGTGCCGGCGGGGTTTCTGGTGACCGTGCTCGTGAGTCTCGTGGACCGGAAGCCGGACGCGTATACGCGGGCGCTGGTGGACTACATCCGGCATCCGTGA